In Mercenaria mercenaria strain notata chromosome 14, MADL_Memer_1, whole genome shotgun sequence, the following are encoded in one genomic region:
- the LOC123527791 gene encoding cyclin-L1-like codes for MATMERDFSKVILTLENVLIPDEKLSPTPSMQDGLDLETETDLRILGCELIQTAGILLKLPQVAMATGQVLFQRFYYSKSFVKHNMEVLAMACVNLASKIEECPRRNRDVINTFHHVKQVRNQKNIHPMVLDQNYINLKNQVIKAERRVLKELGFCVHVKHPHKVIVMYLQVLESNQNQKLVQCAWNYMNDSFRTDVFVRYNPETIACACIWLAARQLQVPLPNSPPWLTNPKLGRSNSVRIAARSKKNAKGLFSERDTPNSTSRQKSSHKQKENCICIYIAYFSDGSKKRRNGISRSRSRSRSRSSRSRSSRSYSPAPKKRKRRSLTPVRKSKKDKYSPDRRSSKDIHKSRKRKHRSRSRSYSYSPSPEYKSSHKKRSKDKDRDYKDRDYKENKDRYYSPDRHSRKHRNGHHLSPSRDRSDKYDKYDKYDKMVYRR; via the exons ATGGCCACGATGGAAAGAGATTttagtaaagtgattttaacccTTGAAAATGTCCTCATCCCAGACGAAAAATTATCGCCAACCCCTTCAATGCAAGATGGTTTAGATTTAGAAACAGAAACTGATCTCAGAATACTTGGATGTGAGCTAATACAGACCGCTGGAATTTTGCTCAAGTTGCCGCAG GTGGCAATGGCGACAGGACAGGTGTTGTTCCAGAGATTTTACTATTCAAAGTCTTTCGTGAAACACAACATGGAG GTTTTAGCCATGGCATGTGTGAACTTGGCATCAAAGATTGAAGAATGTCCTAGAAGAAACAGAGATGTCATCAATACATTCCATCATGTGAAACAAGTCCGCAATCAGAA GAATATTCATCCCATGGTTTTGGACCAAAATTAcatcaatttaaaaaatcaagtgaTAAAAGCAGAAAGACGGGTGCTCAAAGAGTTGGGCTTCTGTGTGCATGTGAAGCACCCACATAAG GTCATTGTGATGTACCTACAAGTGTTGGAGTCAAACCAAAATCAAAAATTGGTACAATGTGCATG gAACTACATGAATGACAGTTTCCGGACAGATGTATTTGTACGCTATAATCCAGAAACTATTGCATGTGCATGTATATGGCTTGCTGCCAGACAGCTTCAG GTTCCTTTGCCTAACAGTCCCCCATGGTTGA CAAATCCAAAGCTTGGAAGAAGTAATTCTGTAAGAATTGCAGCTAGAAGTAAAAAGAATGCAAAGGGACTATTCTCTGAAAGAGACACGCCAAATTCTACCTCAAGACAGA AGAGTAGT CATAAACAAAAAGAGAATTGTATCTGTATATATATTGCTTATTTCAGTGATGGATCAAAGAAGAGGAGAAATGGTATATCAAGAAGCAGGTCGAGGAGTAGATCAAG GTCATCGCGGTCCCGTTCCAGTAGAAGTTACAGTCCCGcaccaaagaaaagaaaaaggagGAGTCTTACACCagtgagaaaatcaaagaaagacaAGTACTCACCAGACAGACGTAGCAGCAAGGACATACACAAGTCGCGTAAGCGAAAACACAGATCTCGTAGCAGGAGTTACTCATACAGTCCATCCCCTGAATACAAATCTAGTCACAAGAAAAGGTCGAAGGATAAGGATCGCGATTACAAAGACAGagattataaagaaaataaagacaGATATTATTCGCCTGACCGACACTCGCGTAAACACAGAAACGGACATCATTTGAGTCCCTCGCGTGATCGTAGTGACAAATACGATAAATATGACAAGTACGATAAAATGGTGTACCGTAGATGA